The Myxococcota bacterium genome has a segment encoding these proteins:
- a CDS encoding sulfatase produces MRREWCAREVRALLVAGLGLAVACARTEERAADYQAIGASSAELAVLTGHAPSDVVWTMGEDRRLALFQHPPSRLAVRLRHAPAGCELRFALGLKEEAWARSDGATFRVALRRGDDERTVFEEDLAPAALGAPAWLDRVVALPDDARFAGGDGVELVLETTTGRNGSADSDWVAWAAPHVVCSTPAARPRRDGPPDVVLVSLDTLRADRLGVYGADPSPSPTLDALARESLVFDEAFAVAPYTLATHASMFTGLYPSEHRAGHDAPLFPMSDAPPTLASRLRDAGYRTLAFTAGGIVHRGHGIARGFETWVEHTRVGLPSMLPTIFDALGAAPRRPTFLFVHTYDIHGPYPGVRRADAGDDAAGSSGAWRALRAIPALRYLALDRYPSREAMVRGYDEGVRSTDRTLGALFDRLREIGVWDGALVIVTSDHGETLFERGDFVGHTFSLHDEVIRVPLVVKLPHAVATGRSDELVEQVDLLPTVLAAVGLPAEPGVSGSDVLARVRGEQPAKERVRGEAVHTGARYVRDRRWKVIAAGYPAGDARSRVPAELRDRVSTAPQAYDLRADAGELHDLATGDPLRARPSAAWSAPLSRAESLPLPGTLPGEYGRAEAEPPSGGVPIEQLRALGYGE; encoded by the coding sequence ATGCGGCGTGAGTGGTGCGCGCGGGAGGTGCGCGCGCTGCTCGTGGCGGGCCTCGGTCTCGCGGTGGCGTGTGCGCGCACCGAAGAGCGCGCCGCCGACTATCAGGCGATCGGCGCGAGCAGCGCGGAGCTCGCCGTCCTCACTGGCCACGCCCCCTCCGACGTCGTGTGGACGATGGGCGAGGACCGGCGACTCGCGCTGTTCCAGCACCCGCCGAGCCGCCTGGCGGTGCGGCTGCGACACGCCCCCGCCGGCTGCGAGCTGCGCTTCGCGCTCGGACTCAAGGAGGAGGCGTGGGCGCGCAGCGACGGGGCGACCTTCCGCGTCGCCCTCCGGCGCGGCGACGACGAGCGCACGGTCTTCGAAGAAGATCTCGCGCCGGCGGCACTCGGAGCGCCGGCGTGGCTCGACCGCGTCGTCGCGCTCCCCGACGACGCGCGCTTCGCAGGAGGAGACGGCGTCGAGCTCGTTCTCGAGACGACGACCGGCCGCAACGGCTCGGCGGACTCGGACTGGGTCGCGTGGGCCGCGCCGCACGTCGTGTGCTCCACACCCGCGGCTCGACCCCGACGCGACGGACCGCCCGACGTCGTCCTCGTCTCGCTCGACACGCTGCGCGCGGATCGCCTCGGCGTCTACGGCGCCGACCCGTCGCCGAGCCCGACCCTCGACGCCCTCGCGCGAGAGAGCCTCGTGTTCGACGAGGCCTTCGCGGTCGCGCCGTACACGCTCGCGACGCATGCGTCGATGTTCACGGGCCTCTATCCGAGCGAGCACCGCGCCGGCCACGACGCCCCGCTGTTCCCGATGTCCGACGCGCCGCCGACGCTCGCATCGCGCCTTCGCGACGCCGGCTACCGGACGCTCGCCTTCACCGCGGGTGGAATCGTGCACCGCGGACACGGGATCGCGCGCGGCTTCGAGACGTGGGTCGAGCACACCCGCGTCGGACTCCCGAGCATGCTCCCGACGATCTTCGACGCGCTCGGCGCCGCGCCGAGGCGGCCGACGTTCCTGTTCGTCCACACGTACGACATCCACGGCCCGTATCCGGGCGTTCGTCGCGCGGATGCGGGCGACGACGCCGCCGGGTCCAGTGGCGCGTGGCGCGCGCTGCGCGCGATTCCCGCGCTGCGCTACCTGGCGCTCGACCGGTACCCGTCGCGCGAGGCGATGGTCCGCGGCTACGACGAGGGGGTCCGATCGACGGATCGCACGCTCGGCGCGCTCTTCGACCGGCTGCGCGAGATCGGAGTCTGGGACGGCGCGCTCGTCATCGTGACCTCCGACCACGGCGAAACGCTGTTCGAGCGCGGCGACTTCGTCGGCCACACGTTCTCGCTCCACGACGAGGTGATCCGCGTGCCGCTCGTCGTGAAGCTCCCACACGCGGTCGCCACGGGACGCTCCGACGAGCTCGTCGAGCAGGTCGATCTGCTTCCGACCGTCCTGGCGGCGGTCGGTCTGCCCGCCGAGCCCGGCGTGTCGGGGTCGGACGTGCTCGCGCGCGTGCGCGGCGAGCAGCCCGCCAAGGAGAGGGTCCGCGGCGAGGCCGTGCACACGGGTGCGCGCTACGTGCGCGACCGGCGGTGGAAGGTGATCGCCGCGGGCTATCCCGCCGGCGATGCCCGGTCGCGCGTTCCGGCCGAGCTCCGGGACCGCGTGTCGACGGCGCCCCAGGCGTACGACCTGCGCGCGGACGCAGGCGAGCTCCACGACCTCGCGACCGGCGATCCCCTCCGAGCGCGCCCCTCCGCCGCATGGTCGGCCCCGCTGTCCCGCGCCGAATCCCTGCCGCTCCCCGGGACGCTTCCTGGCGAGTACGGCCGCGCCGAGGCGGAGCCGCCGAGCGGCGGGGTGCCGATCGAGCAGCTCCGGGCGCTCGGCTACGGAGAGTGA
- a CDS encoding glycosyltransferase → MKIAHALHAFPPDSRAGSENYVEALARAQAERHDVVVFHRTADSARPEYAVDDGVHEGLRVARLNRTFRDLASFAETYESAPAARAFGAFLDRERPDVVHFHHVTCLSTTCVDEAKRRGIRVVFTLHDFWLACPRGQRLRDDLAPCPSHARADCVRCVAMQLRVRGGHARARALLERARWLADLRLPRALYRRIAARPFAREDDAVAQIAARERAVRAMCEQVDLFVSPSHFLRGVFVGEGLVDPARIVVSDNGFDLAPWKGFARAPRTAGAPLRAAYLGTWIPSKGVHLLLEAFRGIDPARATLDVHGHAVPFDGFDDYEGALRRLAAGAPHIRLGARYAPADVPRLLAAADVLVVPSLWYENSPLTIHEAFLAGLPVVAADHGGQREFVGDTGAGLVFAPADARALRAAIERLAADPALLDRLRARVPAVKDVRDHARELEAMYAA, encoded by the coding sequence GTGAAGATCGCGCACGCGCTGCACGCCTTCCCGCCCGACTCGCGCGCGGGCTCCGAGAACTACGTCGAGGCGCTCGCGCGCGCGCAGGCGGAGCGCCACGACGTCGTCGTCTTCCACCGCACGGCGGACTCCGCGCGCCCCGAGTACGCCGTCGACGACGGCGTGCACGAGGGGCTCCGCGTCGCGCGCCTGAACCGCACCTTCCGCGACCTCGCGTCGTTCGCCGAGACGTACGAGAGCGCGCCGGCCGCGCGCGCGTTCGGCGCCTTCCTCGACCGCGAGCGGCCCGACGTCGTGCACTTCCACCACGTCACGTGCCTGTCGACGACGTGCGTCGACGAGGCGAAGCGGCGCGGCATCCGCGTCGTGTTCACGCTGCACGACTTCTGGCTCGCGTGTCCGCGCGGCCAGCGCCTGCGCGACGACCTCGCGCCCTGCCCTTCGCACGCGCGCGCGGACTGCGTGCGCTGCGTGGCGATGCAGCTGCGCGTGCGCGGCGGCCACGCGCGCGCGCGCGCCCTCCTCGAGCGCGCGCGCTGGCTGGCCGACCTGCGGCTGCCGCGCGCGCTCTACCGCCGCATCGCCGCCCGTCCCTTCGCGCGCGAAGACGACGCCGTCGCGCAGATCGCGGCGCGCGAGCGCGCCGTGCGCGCGATGTGCGAGCAGGTCGACCTCTTCGTCTCGCCGTCGCACTTCCTCCGCGGAGTCTTCGTCGGCGAGGGCCTCGTCGACCCGGCGCGCATCGTCGTCTCCGACAACGGCTTCGACCTCGCACCGTGGAAGGGGTTCGCGCGCGCGCCGCGCACGGCCGGCGCCCCGCTGCGCGCCGCCTATCTCGGCACGTGGATCCCGTCGAAGGGCGTCCACCTGCTGCTCGAGGCGTTCCGCGGCATCGACCCCGCGCGCGCCACGCTCGACGTGCACGGCCACGCCGTCCCCTTCGACGGCTTCGACGACTACGAGGGCGCGCTGCGCCGCCTCGCCGCGGGCGCGCCGCACATCCGCCTCGGCGCGCGCTATGCGCCGGCCGACGTGCCGCGCCTGCTCGCCGCGGCCGACGTCCTCGTCGTCCCCTCGCTCTGGTACGAGAACTCGCCGCTCACGATCCACGAGGCCTTCCTCGCCGGCCTCCCCGTCGTCGCCGCCGACCACGGCGGCCAGCGCGAGTTCGTCGGCGACACCGGCGCCGGCCTCGTCTTCGCACCGGCCGACGCGCGCGCCCTGCGCGCCGCGATCGAGCGCCTCGCCGCCGACCCCGCCCTGCTCGACCGCCTCCGCGCCCGCGTCCCCGCGGTCAAGGACGTGCGCGACCACGCGCGCGAGCTCGAGGCGATGTATGCGGCGTGA
- a CDS encoding glycosyltransferase: MTRAEGAGPVRCISVVVPVKDGADTLPLVADALSKQRGDFDLELRAVDSGSRDGSVALLRRAGFDVDEIAPREFDHGATRNRGIAATRGEVVVLLTQDAVPQGEDFLRAIAAPFADPEVAGVYGRQIPRADCDVVTRRQLEGWLTGRAAPARAKLDAPSLEALAPGERHALCVFDNVCSAVRRTAWERLPFPATPFGEDIAWGKAAIEAGHAIAYAPDAAVEHSHRRSVLYEYARTRICHRTLHELFGLATLPRRRDVARAVLANWRHDLPYVWRHAPGGLERARQLARIAALAVASPLAQHRGIRDARRAR, encoded by the coding sequence ATGACGCGCGCTGAGGGCGCCGGGCCCGTCCGCTGCATCTCGGTGGTCGTGCCCGTGAAGGACGGCGCCGACACGCTCCCGCTCGTCGCCGACGCGCTCTCGAAGCAGCGCGGCGACTTCGACCTCGAGCTGCGCGCCGTCGACTCGGGCTCGCGCGACGGGAGCGTCGCGCTGCTGCGCCGCGCGGGCTTCGACGTCGACGAGATCGCCCCGCGCGAGTTCGACCACGGCGCGACCCGCAACCGCGGCATCGCCGCGACGCGCGGCGAGGTCGTCGTGCTGCTCACGCAGGACGCGGTTCCGCAGGGCGAGGACTTCCTGCGCGCGATCGCCGCGCCGTTCGCCGACCCCGAGGTGGCGGGCGTGTACGGCCGACAGATCCCGCGCGCCGACTGCGACGTCGTCACGCGTCGGCAGCTCGAGGGCTGGCTCACGGGCCGCGCCGCGCCCGCGCGCGCGAAGCTCGACGCGCCTTCGCTCGAGGCGCTCGCGCCCGGCGAGCGCCACGCGCTCTGCGTCTTCGACAACGTGTGCTCGGCGGTGCGCCGCACGGCCTGGGAGCGGCTGCCGTTCCCGGCCACGCCCTTCGGCGAGGACATCGCGTGGGGGAAGGCCGCGATCGAGGCCGGGCACGCGATCGCGTACGCGCCCGACGCGGCGGTCGAGCACTCGCACCGCCGCTCCGTCCTGTACGAGTACGCGCGCACGCGCATCTGCCACAGGACGCTCCACGAGCTGTTCGGGCTGGCGACGCTGCCGCGGCGCCGCGACGTCGCGCGCGCGGTGCTCGCGAACTGGCGCCACGACCTCCCCTACGTCTGGCGCCATGCGCCGGGCGGGCTCGAGCGCGCGCGCCAGCTCGCGCGCATCGCGGCGCTCGCCGTCGCGAGCCCGCTCGCACAGCACCGCGGCATCCGCGACGCGAGGCGCGCGCGGTGA